A window of Amycolatopsis australiensis contains these coding sequences:
- the fabG gene encoding 3-oxoacyl-ACP reductase FabG encodes MSRSVLITGGGRGIGLATARAFADDGEKVAITHRSGSAPPGVLGIHADVTVDGDLERAVEKAEAEHGPIEVLVANAGITADTLLPAMPPERFEEVLATNLTGAYRTVRAAIRGMLLARTGRVVLLSSALAFLGAPGQTNYAASKAGLAGLARSLAWEVGGRGITVNVVAPGIIDTDMTKPLPGPRMADLMRMTPLGRTGTAEEVAAAIRFLASPAASYITGAVLPVGGGLGMGL; translated from the coding sequence ATGAGCCGGTCCGTCCTGATCACCGGCGGCGGCCGCGGCATCGGCCTGGCCACCGCCCGCGCCTTCGCCGACGACGGCGAGAAGGTCGCGATCACGCACCGTTCGGGCAGCGCGCCACCGGGCGTGCTGGGCATCCACGCCGACGTCACGGTGGACGGCGACCTGGAGCGGGCGGTGGAGAAGGCCGAAGCCGAGCACGGCCCGATCGAGGTCCTGGTGGCCAACGCGGGCATCACGGCCGACACGCTGCTGCCGGCGATGCCGCCGGAGCGGTTCGAGGAGGTACTGGCGACCAACCTGACGGGCGCGTACCGCACGGTCCGCGCGGCGATCCGCGGAATGTTGCTTGCCCGCACGGGCCGGGTGGTGCTGCTGTCGTCGGCGCTGGCGTTCCTCGGTGCGCCGGGCCAGACGAACTACGCGGCGAGCAAGGCCGGCCTGGCGGGCCTGGCCCGTTCGCTGGCGTGGGAGGTGGGCGGCCGCGGCATCACGGTCAACGTGGTCGCCCCGGGCATCATCGACACGGACATGACGAAGCCGCTGCCGGGCCCCCGCATGGCGGATTTGATGCGGATGACCCCACTGGGCCGGACGGGCACCGCGGAGGAGGTGGCGGCGGCCATCCGCTTCCTGGCCTCCCCGGCGGCGAGCTACATAACGGGAGCGGTACTCCCCGTCGGCGGCGGCCTCGGCATGGGGCTTTGA
- a CDS encoding phosphopantetheine-binding protein: MSTTEEQIRTLLVEKLRVKPEALASDVTFEDLSFDSLVLIELSLLLEKRFGVRLAEGELTGEHTIAGAAELVELKEAAVR; this comes from the coding sequence ATGTCCACCACCGAAGAACAGATCCGCACGCTGCTGGTCGAGAAGCTGCGCGTGAAGCCGGAGGCGCTGGCCTCCGACGTGACGTTCGAAGACCTGTCGTTCGACTCGCTCGTGCTGATCGAGCTGAGCCTGTTGCTGGAGAAGCGGTTCGGCGTCCGGCTCGCCGAGGGTGAGCTCACCGGGGAGCACACCATCGCCGGGGCCGCCGAGCTGGTCGAGCTCAAGGAGGCCGCGGTCCGATGA
- a CDS encoding aromatic ring-hydroxylating dioxygenase subunit alpha, whose product MSAIPRDQWYVAAYGSEIGPDLFSRTICGEPILFWRTRGGEVTAVADRCVHRRFPLSQAPSRLVDDQVVCGYHGFTYGADGKCVSVPGQARVPRTARLRRYPLVEQDSFVWVFIGDPEKADAARIPRAPYLDSPGYTTVAGMEPLRARFSLLVDNLLDLSHETYLHGGYIGTPEVAETPITTEVDDEAGIVYVSRHMADAACPPFYAKSTGLQGRITRWQDIEYTPPCLYKLHSRIAPVGSVPNPDGTDPDAFHVEVVYAITPETEHSTHDFWAVARDFALDDEGVSAFLAENNRTVVLQDVEALDVLERVIAAEPDGYQELSINIDTGGLAARRLLQRLVTS is encoded by the coding sequence ATGAGCGCCATTCCCCGCGACCAGTGGTACGTCGCCGCCTACGGCTCCGAAATCGGCCCGGACCTGTTCAGCCGCACGATCTGCGGCGAGCCGATCCTGTTCTGGCGGACCCGCGGCGGCGAGGTCACCGCGGTGGCCGACCGCTGCGTCCACCGGCGCTTCCCGTTGTCCCAGGCCCCTTCCCGGCTCGTCGACGACCAGGTCGTCTGCGGCTACCACGGCTTCACCTACGGCGCCGACGGCAAGTGCGTGTCCGTGCCGGGCCAGGCACGGGTGCCGCGGACCGCGCGGCTGCGGCGCTACCCGCTGGTGGAGCAGGATTCGTTCGTCTGGGTGTTCATCGGCGACCCCGAGAAGGCGGACGCGGCCAGGATCCCGCGGGCGCCCTACCTCGACTCCCCCGGCTACACGACGGTCGCCGGCATGGAACCGTTGCGGGCGCGGTTTTCGCTGCTGGTCGACAACCTCCTGGACCTGTCCCACGAGACCTACCTGCACGGCGGCTACATCGGCACGCCGGAAGTCGCCGAAACCCCGATCACGACCGAGGTCGACGACGAGGCCGGGATCGTCTACGTGTCCCGGCACATGGCCGACGCGGCGTGCCCGCCGTTCTACGCCAAGTCCACCGGCCTGCAGGGCCGGATCACCCGCTGGCAGGACATCGAGTACACGCCGCCGTGCCTGTACAAGCTGCACAGCCGCATCGCGCCGGTCGGGTCCGTGCCCAACCCGGACGGCACCGACCCGGACGCCTTCCACGTCGAGGTGGTCTACGCGATCACGCCGGAGACCGAGCACTCGACCCACGACTTCTGGGCCGTGGCCCGGGATTTCGCGCTCGACGACGAAGGCGTGTCGGCCTTCCTCGCGGAGAACAACCGCACCGTGGTCCTGCAGGACGTCGAAGCCCTCGACGTCCTGGAGCGGGTGATCGCCGCCGAACCGGACGGCTACCAGGAGCTGTCGATCAACATCGACACCGGCGGGCTGGCGGCCCGGCGGCTGCTGCAGCGGCTGGTCACGTCGTGA
- a CDS encoding MFS transporter, with protein MTCLGQFMVLLDSTIVGAALPDMRQRLHTELSGLQWIVDAYVLLVAMLLLSGGVFADRFGRKRVFLGGVAVFTAASVVCAAAPSIGWLIAGRVLQGVGAAALSPASLALLAVAHPGARERVKAIGLWAGFSGIGLAAGPVAGGILVDAFGWPAIFLVNVPVGALLLLAGRTALSESRNDAAPPIDVPGTVLSVLGVGALTYGLIEGGSRGWTSPVILGSFAVAVVVLAAFVVVEGRRPAPMLPLRLFRRRLFTVSNTAMVVVGFALMGTSFFFSQFFVDVQGSSVLRAGLQTLPASLAMVVVSPFAGRLAARYGFRVVVTTGLALAGLGLLALGFADAGTAYGNVWWRLAVAGAGFALTMSPLTGAAIQAVSPQEGGLASGVSSTTRQIGAVLGVAVLGAVVRARESGGASFGTGLGTAFVVAGVVTLVTAVFTGFWLAKPGSRA; from the coding sequence ATGACGTGCCTCGGGCAGTTCATGGTGCTGCTCGACAGCACCATCGTCGGGGCGGCGCTGCCCGACATGCGGCAGCGGCTGCACACCGAACTGAGCGGTCTGCAGTGGATCGTCGACGCCTACGTGCTGCTCGTCGCCATGCTGCTGCTCTCCGGCGGGGTCTTCGCCGACCGCTTCGGCCGCAAGCGCGTGTTCCTCGGCGGGGTCGCGGTGTTCACCGCCGCGTCCGTGGTCTGCGCCGCCGCGCCGTCGATCGGCTGGCTGATCGCCGGGCGCGTCCTGCAAGGCGTCGGGGCCGCGGCGCTGAGTCCCGCGTCGCTGGCGCTGCTCGCCGTCGCCCATCCCGGCGCTCGGGAGCGGGTCAAGGCGATCGGCCTGTGGGCCGGGTTCAGCGGGATCGGCCTGGCCGCTGGGCCGGTGGCCGGCGGCATCCTGGTGGACGCCTTCGGCTGGCCGGCCATCTTCCTCGTCAACGTGCCCGTCGGCGCGCTGCTGCTCCTGGCCGGCCGGACCGCCTTGAGCGAGTCCCGCAACGACGCCGCGCCGCCGATCGACGTCCCCGGCACGGTCCTGTCCGTCCTCGGCGTGGGCGCCCTGACCTACGGGCTGATCGAAGGCGGTTCGCGCGGCTGGACGTCGCCGGTGATCCTGGGCAGCTTCGCCGTCGCGGTCGTGGTGCTCGCCGCTTTCGTGGTCGTCGAAGGACGCCGCCCGGCGCCGATGCTGCCGCTGCGGCTGTTCCGGCGACGGCTGTTCACCGTGTCCAACACCGCCATGGTCGTCGTCGGCTTCGCCCTCATGGGGACGTCGTTCTTCTTCTCGCAGTTCTTCGTCGACGTCCAGGGCAGCTCGGTCCTGCGCGCCGGGCTGCAGACCTTGCCCGCGTCGCTGGCCATGGTCGTCGTCAGCCCCTTCGCGGGACGGCTCGCCGCCCGGTACGGCTTCCGGGTCGTGGTCACCACCGGGCTGGCGCTGGCCGGGCTGGGGTTGCTGGCGCTGGGCTTCGCGGACGCCGGCACCGCCTACGGGAACGTGTGGTGGCGGCTGGCCGTCGCCGGTGCCGGGTTCGCGTTGACGATGTCCCCGCTGACCGGGGCCGCCATCCAGGCGGTCAGTCCGCAGGAGGGCGGGCTCGCGTCCGGGGTCAGCAGCACCACCCGGCAGATCGGCGCGGTGCTCGGCGTCGCGGTGCTCGGCGCGGTCGTCCGCGCGCGGGAGTCCGGCGGCGCGTCGTTCGGAACCGGGCTCGGCACCGCGTTCGTCGTGGCCGGCGTCGTCACCCTGGTCACCGCGGTGTTCACCGGCTTCTGGCTCGCGAAGCCCGGCTCGCGCGCTTAG
- a CDS encoding ArsR/SmtB family transcription factor, with protein MRPLPQPAREAMTLAPVLHALGDPVRLELTRRAKDHPESTCAALAEGLEVPLSTLTNHWRILREAGVITMTVDGRHRRIRVRADELGERFPGVLEPILRVAEEEPL; from the coding sequence ATGCGACCGCTACCGCAGCCCGCCCGCGAAGCGATGACACTGGCCCCGGTGCTGCACGCACTCGGCGACCCGGTCCGCCTGGAGCTGACGCGCCGGGCGAAGGACCACCCGGAGTCGACGTGCGCGGCACTGGCGGAGGGGCTCGAGGTACCGCTGTCGACGCTGACGAACCACTGGCGAATCCTGCGCGAGGCGGGAGTGATCACGATGACGGTCGACGGCCGCCACCGCCGCATCCGGGTGCGCGCCGACGAGCTGGGGGAACGGTTTCCCGGGGTACTGGAGCCGATCCTGCGGGTGGCGGAGGAGGAGCCGCTGTAG
- a CDS encoding beta-ketoacyl-[acyl-carrier-protein] synthase family protein: MTHAPTADVAITGLGLVTPAGIGVEANWDRIRAATPCAAPDPALKGMPADFSCRVPDFDPDELLGGFAGWQLDRFVQLAVLAAREAVADAGWDPRDWDAPRVGVVLGNSLGGAETFEEQHRALRDDGPGLVSPLAVPKYLPNMVSGQVAIDCGARGVNLVVAAACASGAMAVGTARDLLRSGRCDIVLAGAGEAALTPTVVAGLHKMGALSKRCDTPETASRPFDAGRDGFVAAEGAGVLVLERAEDAGDRARALVRGYGATCDAHHATAPDPEGAGIERALREALADADVEPSAVGHVNAHGTATPMNDVVEARMLRRVLGDGAAVTSTKGVTGHTLAAAGAIEAAYTALAVQHGEIPPTANLEQQDPEIDLDVVHGRARTGPIDVAVSTSMGFGGHNAALVLTRA; the protein is encoded by the coding sequence ATGACGCACGCGCCGACCGCCGACGTCGCGATCACCGGCCTGGGGCTGGTCACCCCGGCCGGGATCGGCGTCGAGGCCAACTGGGACCGGATCCGGGCGGCCACCCCGTGCGCGGCGCCGGACCCGGCGCTGAAGGGGATGCCGGCGGACTTCTCCTGCCGGGTCCCGGACTTCGACCCGGACGAGCTGCTCGGCGGCTTCGCCGGCTGGCAGCTCGACCGGTTCGTCCAGCTCGCCGTCCTGGCCGCCCGCGAGGCGGTCGCCGACGCCGGGTGGGACCCGCGGGACTGGGACGCGCCGCGCGTCGGCGTGGTCCTCGGGAACTCGCTCGGCGGGGCCGAGACGTTCGAGGAGCAGCACCGGGCCCTGCGCGACGACGGTCCGGGCCTGGTGTCGCCGCTCGCGGTGCCGAAGTACCTGCCGAACATGGTGTCCGGCCAGGTGGCGATCGACTGCGGCGCCCGGGGCGTGAACCTGGTCGTCGCGGCGGCGTGCGCGTCCGGCGCGATGGCCGTCGGGACGGCGCGGGACCTGCTGCGCTCGGGCCGGTGCGACATCGTGCTGGCCGGAGCGGGCGAAGCGGCGCTCACCCCGACCGTCGTGGCGGGGCTGCACAAGATGGGCGCGCTGTCGAAGCGGTGCGACACGCCGGAAACGGCCAGCCGCCCGTTCGACGCCGGCCGCGACGGGTTCGTCGCCGCCGAGGGTGCCGGCGTCCTCGTCCTGGAGCGGGCGGAGGACGCCGGTGACCGCGCCCGCGCCTTGGTCCGCGGCTACGGCGCGACGTGCGACGCGCACCACGCCACCGCCCCGGACCCCGAGGGCGCCGGGATCGAGCGCGCGCTGCGGGAAGCGCTGGCGGACGCGGACGTCGAACCGTCGGCGGTCGGTCACGTCAACGCCCACGGCACGGCGACGCCGATGAACGACGTCGTCGAGGCACGGATGCTGCGGCGGGTGCTGGGCGACGGCGCGGCGGTGACGTCGACCAAGGGCGTCACCGGGCACACGCTCGCGGCCGCCGGCGCGATCGAAGCCGCGTACACGGCGCTGGCGGTCCAGCACGGCGAGATCCCGCCGACGGCGAACCTCGAGCAGCAGGACCCGGAGATCGACCTGGACGTCGTCCACGGCCGCGCCCGCACGGGCCCGATCGACGTCGCGGTGAGCACGTCGATGGGGTTCGGCGGGCACAACGCCGCCCTGGTGCTCACCCGGGCATAG
- a CDS encoding IclR family transcriptional regulator: MPQRGRPPGATGPVLGRALRVLGAFSPDRPALRLSEIARRAGLPSATAHRVLREFCEWGALERDEAGVYRVGLRLWELGSLAPRGLGLRERALPFLEDLSQTTRENVQLAVREGTEVVYIERIAGTGAVPVLTRVGGRFALTATGVGLVLLAHAPAEVQEDVLAGPIERYTSETVTDPGRLRRMLADVRTHGFSISERQVTLDSLSVGAPIHDARGQVVAAVSLVVHHGSASPHMLAPLVMTSARAISRALG; this comes from the coding sequence GTGCCGCAGCGAGGACGCCCTCCCGGGGCCACCGGGCCCGTGCTCGGGCGCGCCCTGCGCGTGCTCGGAGCCTTCTCGCCGGACCGGCCGGCGTTGCGGCTGAGCGAGATCGCCCGCCGCGCCGGGCTGCCGTCCGCCACCGCGCACCGCGTGCTGCGGGAGTTCTGCGAGTGGGGCGCCCTCGAGCGTGACGAAGCGGGCGTCTACCGCGTCGGGCTGCGCCTGTGGGAGCTCGGTTCGCTCGCGCCGCGCGGGCTCGGCCTGCGGGAACGGGCCCTGCCGTTCCTCGAGGACCTGTCCCAGACCACCCGCGAGAACGTGCAGCTCGCCGTCCGCGAAGGCACCGAAGTCGTCTACATCGAACGGATCGCCGGCACCGGGGCCGTCCCGGTGCTGACCCGCGTCGGCGGGCGGTTCGCGCTGACCGCGACCGGGGTCGGGCTCGTCCTGCTCGCCCACGCCCCGGCCGAGGTGCAGGAGGACGTCCTCGCCGGCCCGATCGAGCGGTACACGTCCGAGACCGTCACCGACCCCGGCCGGCTGCGGCGCATGCTGGCCGACGTCCGCACGCACGGGTTCTCCATCAGCGAGCGCCAGGTGACCCTCGACAGCCTTTCCGTCGGCGCGCCGATCCACGACGCCCGCGGCCAGGTCGTCGCCGCCGTGTCGCTCGTGGTGCACCACGGCAGCGCGTCGCCGCACATGCTGGCCCCGCTGGTCATGACGAGCGCCCGCGCGATCTCCCGCGCACTCGGCTGA